A single window of Narcine bancroftii isolate sNarBan1 chromosome 1, sNarBan1.hap1, whole genome shotgun sequence DNA harbors:
- the iba57 gene encoding putative transferase CAF17 homolog, mitochondrial, with protein MPAVAGALGALLRFRGMGSRLPGAGGSRGRAGSDAGARFRCYRLSHRRLLRLRGPDAGVFLQGLVTNDVEGLMSRSRETLYGHLLNVQGRTLFDVILYKLHRSQEEPTILVECDTSLLADVQNHLKIYKIRRKVDISLCPDLSVWAVLTSERSTETSTDLEANGEKVLVCTQDPRTNVMGWRLVLSKIDTPLDVVPESCLGDIKDYHRHRFKLGIAEGVKDLPSGEAIPLEANLVYMNGISFTKGCYIGQELTARTHYTGIIRKRLMPIQLENSLAQGNIPEKAKIVTESGKLAGRFRNYDGDVGLALIRLAYANDPLHVLTTGDVHVRMRASIPSWWPKDENK; from the exons ATGCCGGCTGTAGCCGGGGCACTGGGTGCCCTACTGCGCTTCCGAGGGATGGGCTCCCGGCTGCCTGGCGCAGGAGGGTCGCGGGGTCGGGCCGGCAGCGACGCAGGCGCTCGCTTTCGCTGCTACCGCCTCAGCCACCGGCGGCTGCTGCGGCTGCGGGGCCCCGACGCGGGCGTTTTCCTGCAGGGCCTGGTCACCAACGACGTGGAGGGGCTCATGAGCCGGTCCCGGGAGACCCTCTACGGCCACCTGCTTAATGTGCAGGGGAGGACCTTGTTCGATGTGATCCTCTACAA GTTGCACAGAAGCCAGGAAGAGCCAACCATTCTTGTAGAATGTGATACCTCATTGCTTGCTGATGTTCAGAACCACTTGAAAATATACAAGATAAGAAGGAAGGTGGACATATCCCTTTGCCCTGATCTTTCTGTGTGGGCAGTACTCACATCTGAACGCTCAACAGAAACTAGCACTGATTTAGAAGCAAATGGAGAGAAGGTGCTGGTGTGTACACAGGATCCTAGAACTAATGTCATGGGATGGCGGTTGGTATTGAGCAAGATTGACACTCCATTAGATGTTGTCCCAGAAAGTTGTCTAGGTGATATCAAGGACTATCACAGACATCGTTTTAAGTTAG GAATTGCTGAAGGTGTGAAAGACCTTCCATCTGGGGAAGCAATACCTTTGGAAGCAAACCTAGTGTATATGAATGGGATCAGCTTTACCAAGGGCTGTTATATCGGGCAAGAGTTGACAGCTCGGACTCACTATACAGGCATCATAAGGAAAAGGTTGATGCCAATCCAATTGGAGAACTCTTTGGCACAAGGCAATATTCCAGAAAAGGCGAAGATTGTTACCGAATCTGGAAAATTGGCTGGAAGATTCAGGAATTATGATGGTGATGTTGGTTTAGCCTTGATTCGATTGGCCTATGCCAACGATCCTCTTCATGTACTCACAACAGGTGATGTTCATGTACGCATGAGAGCATCAATACCAAGTTGGTGGCCAAaggatgaaaataaataa